Genomic segment of Gallus gallus isolate bGalGal1 chromosome 28, bGalGal1.mat.broiler.GRCg7b, whole genome shotgun sequence:
ATCCCCACAGAGCGCGGTGGGATCGGCACCAGCACCGGGAACACGCCATGGAGCCCGGTTTGGAGGGTGCCTGAGGCCACCAGGATGGGCGGGGGGGACGCGGGGCCCCCCAACATGAGCGAACCCCAAACCTGCTTCGGGGTGGTGAACCTCAGCCTCAGCCTCAACGTGACGCAGCACAAAGCCATCGCCTCGCCCTGGTTCTCCACCGCCTTCGGCCTCATCGGGCTCTGCTCCAACCTCTTCGCCCTCTACGTTCTGCTCAGCTCCTCCCGTCAGCTCAGCAGCCGCTCGCGCTCCTCCTTCCTCGTCTTCCTCTGCGGGTTGGTGGTGACGGACTTCATGGGGCTGCTGGTGACCGCCGCCGTCATCATCCCGTACCACTTCACCAAGTTCAGCTGGCCCCAGGTGGACCCCGGCTGCCACCTCTGCAACTTCCTCGGCTTCTCCATGGTGTTCTTCGGGCAGTGCCCGCTGCTCCTGGGGGCCACCATGGCCGGCGAGAGGTTCGTGGGCATCAACCGCCCCTTCTCGCGCTCCACCTCCGTCTCCAAGCGCCGCGCCTGGGCCGTCGTGGCGACGGTGTGGGGCTTCTCCTGcgctctggggctgctgccgGTGCTGGGCTTGGGGCGGTACACGCTGCAGTACCCCGGCTCTTGGTGCTTCCTCACCCTCCTGCCCGACGCCGGCAACGTCgtcttctgccttctcttcgCCCTGCTGGGCGTCTGCTCCGTGCTGCTCTCCTTCGTCTTCAACACGGTCAGTGTGGTCACCCTGTGCCGCGTCTACCACGACCGCGAGTCGGTGCAGCGGCGGCGTGACAGCGAAGTGGAGATGATGGTGCAGCTGGTGGGCATCATGGTCATCGCCACCATCTGCTGGATGCCGCTGCTGGTGAGGCGTTGGGCTGGGGGCGGCCATCGTGGCCCTCCCGGTAGGGTCCTGTGCTCCCGGTGTCCTCTCCTGGTGCCCCGGCGTCAGTCCTGGGGGGTTCTCGGGTGTCCCTCGTGGCGGGGCTCTGGATGTCCCTTGCGTCCCTCTTGGTGGGGTCCTGTGCTCCCGGTGTCCTCTCCACGTCCCTCCTGGTGGGTGCCTGGGTGTCCCTCCTgatggggctctgtggtcccCGTGTCCTCCCCTTGTCAACCCCAGCGTCCCTCCTGATGGGTCCCTGGGTGTCCCTCCTGTCCCTCCTGGTGGAGCATTGGTTGACCCTCGTGTCCCTCCTGGTGGGGTCCTCTGGTCCTGGTGTCCTTCCCATGTCCCTCCCGGTGCCCCTCCTGGTGCCCACGACCCTCTTTGTCCCTCTTTGTGGGTGTCCCTCCTGGTGGGGTCCTCTGGTCCTCATGTCCTCCCCATGTCCCTCCTGGTGGATCCCTGGGTGTCCCTCATATCCCTCCTGGTGGGGGCTCATGTGTCCCTTGTGGTGGGGCCTTGTAAGCTTGATGTCCTCCCCATGTCCTCCCTGGTGCCACGGTGTCCCTCCTGATGGGTCCCTGGGTGTCCCTCCTGTCCCTCCTGGTGGAGCATTGGTTGTCCCTCGTGTCCCTCCTGGTGGGGTCCTCTGGTCCTGGTGTCCTCCCCATGTCCATCCTGATGGGTCCCTGGGTGTCCCTCCTGGTGGGGCTCTGTGGTTTTGGTGtcctccccccatccctccttctgccccacatctccTGCTGAGGCCACAGGTTTTGGTGTCCCCCCGCGTCCCTCCTGGTGAGGTCCCAGGTCTCCATGTGTCATCTCTGTGTCCCTCGTGGTGAAGCCCTGTGGTTTTGGTGACCTCCCCAATCCCTGGTGATGAGACCCCACGTTTTGGTGTCCCCACCACATCCCTCTGTTGAGACTCCGGGCCTTGGTGTTCCCCTCTGTCCCTCCTCATTAGGACCCCGTGTCCTCGTGTCCCTtctggtgaggccctggcaatTGCTGTCTGCCGTGTCCCTCGTGGGTGCCCTGGTTCTTGGTGGGTCCTCATTTCCCTTTGGGTGACGCCCTCGGTCTTATTGTCCCCACACTGCCCCTGCGGTGTTGTGCCCCTTTGGGTGATGCCCCGGGTCTCAGTGTCCCCCCCACGTCCCTCACGGTGGTGGCACAGTCTTGGTGTGTCCTCCTGTCCCTTTGGGTGAGGTCCTTGGTCTTGGTGTGTCTTCATGTGCCCCCCCTGTCCCTCCTGGGGTGCCCCCCCCGTGCCTCCCTGGGTGAGGTCCCAAGTTTcaatgtcccccattgtccctcGTGGAGATGTGCTGGGTCCTGATGTCCCCATAACTGAGACTCCCAGtccagctgtgcccccccctccccgcaaTCCTTTGGGGCTCCCCCCACTCGGCGGCACCAAAAGGTGacccccttcccctctccccccagaTCTTCATCATCCAGACCACTCTCCAGCAGCTGCGGACGGGTGACCCCCTCCCCATGCTGCCGGGACAGacgcagcagctgctgctcatctACATCCGCATGGTCACCTGGAATCAGATCCTGGACCCCTGGGTGTACATCCTGTTCCGCCGCGCTGTGCTGCAGCGTCTGCACCCGGGGCTGCGCGCGCGGCCCTCCCTGCTCTCCCTCTACCCCGTCCTCAACCCCTCCCTGCGCCGAAAGCTCACCCAGGAGGGGCGGCTGCAGTAGTGGGgacccccctccccaacccccccccccattgatTACGgaggttttgttctgttttgggttttttttattattattattattatttttcaccttgcagctgcaggagctgagcgcAGTGGGAGAGGATGGGGTACCCGACGGGGCGGGCATGGAggtgttccccccccccccagtccttccccctcctgctctgtgAGCCCCCAATAAAGCACAGcttgtgcagcactgtgtgacCCACGGGATGAGGGGGGGGCCACGGGCACCCACAGCGGCCCCACACCTCCAGTCCGTGTGTGCGAGGGGGGACACGTGGGGACCTCCAGCAGCACCGCCACCCCCAGGGGGGTAACATGGCGCGGGGGGGGGACCTGGCTGCCCCCCGGCTACTCCTGCCCACCCCGGGGGCTACAGACGGCCGCCCACACCTCAGCCACGAACTCCTGGGGGAAGGCGAACTCTCCCAGCACTGAGTCGAGAGCGCAGGCGAGCGCGGCGGCCGTGGGGCTGCACTTCGCCATCTCCACCATGGTcgcagctgcaggaggagtggggtcagggggggggaggtgggtgTAGGGCTGGGGGGGCACGGAGCAGCACCCACCCAGCTCGCAGTCGCGGATGCCCATGTAGCTCTCCAGCAGGTCGTCCACGCGGCGCGCGGCTTCTTCCTCCACGGCgctgggctgtgggtgggatgggatgccaAGCATGGAGGTGCCTGGTGAGGCACGGCCCCCCCAGACCGGTGCAGGGGGTTGTGGGGGTGGCGGGGGTGCctcacctcctcctgcagcGTGGCTGGGCCCTGTGCACGCAGTCGCAGCGTTTCCTTCCCACTGGACGCTCGGCCCTCGGGCGGgcacttgctgctgctccgcGTCCTCTGCCCGATCATATCTGAGCCCCAcagtggggtgggagggggccCAGGGGTGGGTGTCCAAGGAAAAGGGGGCAAGGGTGATGGAAGATGACCAAAGATGTCCAAAAATGATGAATGTCCATCCAGTGACAGACATCCAAGGGTGACCAAAAGCAGCGCAGTGATGGGCACCCACGGATGACCAAGAATGGGCACGGGTGGACATCCAAGGATGGGCCATTACAGATCACAACGGACATCCAAAGGTGACCCACGATGAGTAACAGTGGACATCCAAGAATGACCCACGACAAACAATGATGGATCCGAAGGTGATCCATGATGGATAATGATGGACATCCACGGATGATGATGGACACCCAACAGTGGACAGCCATGGATAAGAAAGAAGATCCAACCAGAGATGTCCAAGGATGACCAAGAATGGACAAAGTTGGAGACCCACGGATGACCAAGAACACTCAAGGATGGAAGTGCAGGGCTCTCCCAAACGCTATGGGGCACGCACAAGGAAGGCACCATGGGGCAATCCATGGGGGGACACCCGTGGGGGAAGGATGGGATGCCTGCGTGCATGGGGTGCCTGTGGGCGTCCCGGGGCAGCGCACACAGCCAACTAAGGGTGGTTACAGAGGCAGCTtgggctgtgccccccccccccagctcctcctggggggctcaaagcagagcagcccccaccccactcACCGAAGGCCTTTTTGGGCTGCACCAGGCGCAGGGTGAAGGGCTGAGCGCGGGGCAGCTCGCGCAGCATGCGGGCCACCTCGTAGTGCCGGCAGCCCACGATGGTGTGGTCGTTGATGGCCTCGATGCTGTCGCCCACGCACACGGTCTGGATGCGGTTGATGATGCTCCCCTCCTTGATTCgctgggagggggcaggggggggcACACAGtgacacccccaccccacccctccGCGCGCCCATTTCCTTTGAGGTTGGGCAGGGAGACCCCGGAACGCACCGTGAGGGTGGGCGCCCCCAGGTCAGGGCAGACCCacggacccccacccctcagccccacacatctGCACCTTGATGAAGGCGTAGCCAGCGCCGTTGTCCGTGATGGTGAGCCCCAACGCGTCCTCGGTCTTGGTCACCTCCACCTCCTTCGTCTCGCCGCGGACGTGGGCGAAGATGAAGTCCTCCAGCCCGATCTGCCCCCCCAGCAGCTTCTGCATGTCCACTTTGTGCGTGTTGAGCGTGCAAAAGAGGATCTGCCCCCAGCGCCCCGTCACCGCCGCTGGGAACGGCCCCAGGATGggcgccgcccccggcccccgaCCCCTCACCTCGGTGGGGGAGATGCTGAACACCTCGGCGATCTTCCCGTAGAGCTCCTTGACGTTGGTGAAGCCCTCGATGCGCCCCGTGGGGCTGCCGTGGGCCAACTGAGTGCGGAACACCAGGcgggggcgggcgcggggcggccgtGGGGCCGGGGTGCCCTCTGCGGGGGGCGGCTCGGGGACCCCCGGCTCCTGCCCCGCGCCGTTCTCCATAGGGCCGTCCTCCTGGGCCTGCCTGCTGCGCCTGCCCGCCCGCCGCATCGCGCTGCCAGCGCTGAATTATGGATGGGCACCGCTGACGGAGCGCCCGTAAGGTGAGCCCGGGGCCGGGAACCCGATCCGACACACGGGTCAGCCCCGGGGATCGGGTGAGCGCTGCCACGGAGAGCGACGGCTGCGTCCcggatgtggggatggggtgggaacgaggagctcagggctgtcGCCCTCGAAGCCGTGGGGCAGCAGAGGGCGGTGAGCCAAAGACATGGGGATAAAGGACGGGGGGCCGCCAGGATAAGGGATGGGGGGCCGCCAGGAtaagggatggggctgggaaaTGAGGACAAAGGGCACCCAGAGCTGCTTTGGAGCCCACCCACCCCGAGCACAAATGCACCAACTCCAAaacgttgttttttttttcttcccaaatttaTTCgctcccatctccatcccagccaaGCAGCCACGAGATGGCAAGCAGGAGACTGCTCTACAGAAAGAACACCAACCTTGCAGGCGAGAGAAAAGGGTCGGACCTCTGCCCGGGTTAAACCCAGGGAAGGGCCCACGTAGTGCTAGTAAGAAAATAAGACACTCTCTAATTACACAATCTGAGATTAGTGACGGGCAGCCCCAGGGCCAGCACAGCGTGGGGACGACGCGGCCGCCGTCACGGTGGTCCCACgggggcagggaggaaggggttgagccccacaaccccccagcATGAAGGGGAAGGAGCCGCACTGCCTGGTCCCATAGCACGGAGGAGGAGAGGGCAGGCAGGGGGCACGGAGCTGAAGGCACCCACGGGCAGCAGcgaggggaagggggaagatTAAATAAAGCAGCCACAGCCTCGAGACACCCTGGGGgaggctgctgtcctgctggcaGGAGGGCGGGGGGATGCTCGTGTTGGTCCCCAGAAGCTCGAGGTCCTCAGATGTCACCAGTGCGGGGCTGGGGCCGCCCCGGGGTGCAGGGGATGCAGCTGGACCCCCAGCAGGGACTGTCCCTTGCAGGAGCTCCAAGGGACAGCGCTGCGGTCCAGCCGGCCCCGGGCTCTGGCAGGGACTGGTCCTCTTTCACAAATGTTCACTGCAGAGAGAGGAACgcagtgcccagtgacaggagtTCTGCCTTCCTGCCCCACCACTACATGGGgacaccccaacacccccccacCTGCACGCCAGGACACGGGGACCCACCTGGCTATGCGGGACAGGATCTCCTTGATGCGGACCACCAGCTTCTCGTGCTGCAGCGGGTTGCTCTCGATGGCGCTGTGCAGCTTGGCCATGTAGAAGTCCAGGGTGCTCAGCGTCGGGGTTTCCCCAGTgcctgtggggcagcagctcagTAAGTCCCCATCCATAGTGGGGTGAGATCCCGACCGTGGGGTCCCACGTCCTGCAGTAGCAGAGCGCGCAGCGAGGCAGACCCAGGAACAGAAGGATTTGGGTAAcacctgccctgcagagctgtgcatccAGAGCCAAGCTCCCAGCCCATCCTTGCCCACTACAGGGAAGCTATCCCACCCCAAAGCGCTCCAGGGTCCTCCTCCCACCTCTGCCCTACTGACGTCCCCTCTATGGTCCCTGCTGGCACCAATGCTGCCCCACGCTCACcggggatggggagggaggcGAAGCTGGTGGTGAGCGCCTGCCGCACcgactgcagctgctgctgcagggccagcgtctgcctctcctcctgcgccagctcctgctccagcttctCCTTGGCACAGTTCATGCTCTCCGTGTGCTTCTGCAGGATGGCGTTCTGCTCCTCAAACTCCGTGTTCATCTTCCGCAGGCGCCGCAGCTCGGCCTCCCgggctgcagggacagagcgGGATCAGAGGGGCCCAGTGATCCCCACCCCAAACTcagccccttccccagccccacacctttGTTTTGGTCCAAGAACTCCTCTGTGAAGATGGGAACGTCAAAGGTGGAGAAGGCATCGCCGCACTCGCcagcctggggagcagcaggggaTGGGTCAGACAGGGGGACCCCGTGTCCCACCCCATGCCCCCACCCTGAGGACAAGGAGGTGGCAGGCAGGGGACGGCCgtgtgctgcctcctgcagctccaggctcCGTTTCAGTGGGAAGCGGAGTCCTGGAGCCCAACCTGGGTCTCTCTCAGCCCCTCCTCGCCCACCCCACGGGCCAAACCCAGTAGCACcacatgcctcagtttccccacacAGCCCGCAGTGCCTCACCTTGTGCGGGTGCCCGTTCAGCAGGGTGTTTGCTGCCGCAGAGCCGGCGTCCTCTGGTAAGAAGGAAGCAGGTTACCCCCAGGAGACCCCCCCCAGGaccacccccagcagcaccggGCTGCATCCCGAGCAAAGGGCACCAACGCAGCACACCTTTTTTgatctttttctcctggatttTCTCCGTGCACATCTTGTAGGCTTCCGACTGCTGGTATTCCCGCAGCTCCTTCATGTACTGCTGCTTCTCCCGCTCGGCTTCATCCAGATAGCGCTGTGGCCACAGCAACACTCAGCCTGGCTCAggccagcccagcccagcagcagctccccagggtgaccccatcccacacccctgaggcccagcagcactgggacaggctccCAGCAAACATTTTGGTGCCCAGACCCCACGTACGCAAAGATCTCAGCTTCCAACTACACCGAGATGGGGCACAGCCATTCCCAGCGGAGGGATGGAGCCCCCAGAAGGATCTGGAAGGTGCAAGACCCTACAGAGagcactgccctgcagggaCAAGGGATGTGCCTGCCCCATCTGAGGGAACTCCTGGTACCTGCTTCTCGGAGAGCTGCAGCTTGCTCCACTCAGCCCCCAGCATCTTGGTGATCTCTGGGAAGGGCAGGTCGGGGTGCTGTGTGCGGATCTGCTCACGCCGCTCGTTCAGGAATCGCACGTAGCCCGTCACCGGGGCCTTGGGGCCATTGGGAAGgatcttcttcctcttcttgccCTTAGGCCAACCCCTCTTCTTCACCGGCTGGTGTCCCAAGAATGTAAAAGGACAATAAAAGGACAAGTGGGCATCGGTGGGAGCACAGGATGCTGTGCTTCAAACCACAGTTCTGGCCATGGGTTTGCCcaaccctgcagcacagctcagcctgggAGAGCTGAGCGACAGCCCCCAGCTCTGGGATGGAGGACAGTTTGTGcaggaagggacctcaggggCCGCTGCTCACCTCCTCCTCACCGTGCGGCTTCTCGCCGCTGGCACGAGCCACCTCTCCCTTCTCCTGTTTGATGGCCACCAGGAAGTTGCCATGCTGAGCCTTGCCTGTGGCGTGCCTGCAGACAGAGAACGGCCATCAGGAAGGGCTGTGGGACCACTGCgacatccccagcagcagccaaccCAACCAGTGCCCAAACCCCACCACCGCACGACTCAGCAGCCCCACAGGactgtgctgagcagctctgcccacatCACAGCATCTCCCCCGGCTCCTTCCTGTGGCACCACTGTCCCTTTGATCCCACAGCAGGACGAGACACACTGTCCAGACAGTGACCCCAGGCCAGTTGCATCCCACAGCAACACACCCAACCACACCACAGCTGGAAGGGAGGGAACCATGAAGGGCAACGGTTTTCCGTGCAAACATGATTAATTTTCACTTTCATCAAAGTCACAAGATAGACGAGATGGCACAGGGTCAGCACGAACCCTGCGAGGGAGAGGAAATTTGGATGCATGTTAAAAGCTGGATGGATCCGGGCTGGCCCCATGGTTCACAGCATCCCCCAGTCACACCACACACTTGGTGTGAatcctgctctgcacagagccccCAGCCTATCGGGTGACCCTACATGAGGTATAATTAACCATTGCTTTGACGGGGCCCTTTCTGCCTGGTGCTGGGCCGACTGCTCCCACCAAAGCTTATAGGGTGGCGTACGAACGTTGTGTTTCCTGGGAAATCTGTTCCTGGGTCTCTGGGAGGCCTCAGCTCTTCCTTATCAGCCCTAACAAACCTACAGTTACACCACGGAAtgtgctgagagctgccagGCTCAGCTTCCCCCACATTCCTGTCGTGCCGGAGGACGCTTTGGACAGTCGTTGTGTTCCAGGCAGGGTCCTGCTCGTACCACAGCCCCTCGGGCACTGCACCCTGCACAGCTCACACGTCCAGGGGACAGGCGACAGGCAGAGTGTGCTGCTGCGCACCCAGAATGAACGGAGAGCCCACTGATCTGAATCCCACCAGGTGTGGTATTTTACGCCGGGCCCTATGGGGAGAGCCCTGAGGCCGGcagtggggctcagtggggGCACTTACAGCATCACTGCGGGCGGCTGCTTCGCGCTGTGGGCCATGGGCTGCCAGGGTCACTCGGAGTCAGACCCTGAGGGACAAACCCACAGACATCACATGGGGACCCTGGAGGCCACTGAAACCACAGTTCCCATTTAAGCCTTCCCCTTAGGGCCAAGCAACCCCTAGACCCCCAAGCccctgcagccactgctcccCAACCTCCAGAACCCAAAGCTTCCCAGAACGACCATTCACCCCCAACAGTTCCCACCATGGACCCCTATTCACTCCCAGAAATCTCCCCCTCGGGACACCCACTCACCTCCACCAGTCTCCCCAAAGGGCCTCCGTTCACACCCATTAGttccaccccccctccccccccagggGCCTCATTCACCTCCATTAGCCTCCCCACAGGGCCCCCACTCAGCCCCAGCAGTTTCCCCTCCAGGGCCACCACTCACTGCCATTAATTCGCCCACCCCTCCAGGATCATCATTCACTCCCATTAGCCTCCCCACAGGGCCACCATTCACCCCCAGCAGTTCCCCTCCCCACGGGCCCCTATTCACCCCAACCAGTTCCCCCCCCCAGGGtcccccattcacccccattgCTCCCCTCCAGGAACCATTTGCCCCCCCAGGATCCCCTCCCCGGTATCCCCAGCTCCCCCCCACTGCTCGCAGCCCCCCGAGCCCCACCTCAGaggccccccccagccccccagcacTCCCAGCTCTCCCCCAACCCCCAGACAAGGCCCCCTCCGCCCTACccttcccctcccagcccccacctcccccGGCCCCCCACTCCCATGTTGGGgtccccctcccccacctcccagGCACCTCCGGACCCCCTCGGCCGCCCTTCCTCACCCGGCCCCGCCCCTCTATTATTATGCAAATACGGATCCAGCTTCGGCTCTCCCGATTGGTTTCTGCGCCCGGTGGTGGAGCGCACGGCCTCTCGCCGATTGGCTTTATCTGTATGACGTCAACGGGAAGCGGCAGTGAGTGGGCGTGGCCAGGAGGGAGGCCTACGTTGCGTGCGTTGAGCTCGGCGCGCGCGGCCGGCCGGCCAGCCAATCAAAAAGCGGCGTGCAGACGCGGAAGTGCTGGGAGTTCAGCGCCTTAAAAAGGCAACGGCTACGCGTCGGGCCCACCACTAACCACTCGCCTCCAGTGCCCCCAGCGTCCGCCCCGGCAAGGAGCGTGGGGCGAGGGGCGTTCCTGCCCCCAGGATCCACCCCAGGGGTGTCACAGGAACTCCAGTTACCCATCCCTACTCCTCCTAGTGACCCCTGTACCTCCACTTTGCTCCCAGTGATCCCAGCACCTACTCAGCGGAAGGGGTCCCGTGACCCCAGTACATCTCATTGGTCTCAGTGACCTCCAGCACCCACCCACAGCACCACCAGTGACCCAACACCCCCACTCAGGGGACCCCAAGTGTCCCAGTGCCACCCACACAGTGCGTGGGGTGAGCAGCACTGAAGGAACACCAGGCCCAGGGCTGAGGGTGCACGAgatgcccactgcccatggtGTGCAGTGCCCATGGTGTGCAGTGCCCATGGTGCGTGGCACAGAGCACAGGACGCCCAGGGTGAGGGTGCCCAAGGTTTGCCATGACCTGGGTGCATAAAGCTCAGGGAATGTGATGTCTGATATGCCTGATGCCCAGGGCACACGATGTGCACAGTGTGCACAAATCCCACGGCACACAGTGCCCAAGGTGCCCAGTGCCCATGGTGCAGGAATCTTAGGGCACACGATGCCCAGGGTGCCCAATGCAGGAGTCCCAAACCCCCACGGTGCAGGAATCTTAGGGCACACCACGCCCAGAGCATGTAACACTGAGCTGCACGACGCCCAGGGTGCACGGTGACCAAAGGCACGTGATGCCCGAGGTACCCAATGCCAAGCTGACCGACCCCCAGTTCCCACTGGGGTGCCCGGTGGGTTCCCCAGCCAGGGTGCCCAATGCCCAGGGTGCATGAAAACCAAGGTGCCCAAATGCCACAGCACACGATGCCCAGTGCCCAAAGTACACAGATCCAGGGTGCCCAATGCCCAGCGTCAGGGGATGCTGGCCTGGGGGTGGACAGGCCGTTCGTAGCTGTGGGACTGGGGCCCAGCTGGGGCCACCCCAACCTCCCATTCAGTTTTCACTTCCTCCCTGAGTCACCGCTCCATTCTCACAtgacagcagggacagagctggGGGTGATGTAAGGCCCCGgccctgcagccagagctgccaCAGGAATCACAAGACCTTACACCAATGAGAATTGTTTGTCTGGAGCATCCCGGCCCCGGGG
This window contains:
- the TBXA2R gene encoding thromboxane A2 receptor, whose amino-acid sequence is MGGGDAGPPNMSEPQTCFGVVNLSLSLNVTQHKAIASPWFSTAFGLIGLCSNLFALYVLLSSSRQLSSRSRSSFLVFLCGLVVTDFMGLLVTAAVIIPYHFTKFSWPQVDPGCHLCNFLGFSMVFFGQCPLLLGATMAGERFVGINRPFSRSTSVSKRRAWAVVATVWGFSCALGLLPVLGLGRYTLQYPGSWCFLTLLPDAGNVVFCLLFALLGVCSVLLSFVFNTVSVVTLCRVYHDRESVQRRRDSEVEMMVQLVGIMVIATICWMPLLIFIIQTTLQQLRTGDPLPMLPGQTQQLLLIYIRMVTWNQILDPWVYILFRRAVLQRLHPGLRARPSLLSLYPVLNPSLRRKLTQEGRLQ
- the HMG20B gene encoding SWI/SNF-related matrix-associated actin-dependent regulator of chromatin subfamily E member 1-related isoform X2; amino-acid sequence: MAHSAKQPPAVMLHATGKAQHGNFLVAIKQEKGEVARASGEKPHGEEEPVKKRGWPKGKKRKKILPNGPKAPVTGYVRFLNERREQIRTQHPDLPFPEITKMLGAEWSKLQLSEKQRYLDEAEREKQQYMKELREYQQSEAYKMCTEKIQEKKIKKEDAGSAAANTLLNGHPHKAGECGDAFSTFDVPIFTEEFLDQNKAREAELRRLRKMNTEFEEQNAILQKHTESMNCAKEKLEQELAQEERQTLALQQQLQSVRQALTTSFASLPIPGTGETPTLSTLDFYMAKLHSAIESNPLQHEKLVVRIKEILSRIASEHL
- the HMG20B gene encoding SWI/SNF-related matrix-associated actin-dependent regulator of chromatin subfamily E member 1-related isoform X1, producing the protein MFARKTVALHGSLPSSCGVVGHATGKAQHGNFLVAIKQEKGEVARASGEKPHGEEEPVKKRGWPKGKKRKKILPNGPKAPVTGYVRFLNERREQIRTQHPDLPFPEITKMLGAEWSKLQLSEKQRYLDEAEREKQQYMKELREYQQSEAYKMCTEKIQEKKIKKEDAGSAAANTLLNGHPHKAGECGDAFSTFDVPIFTEEFLDQNKAREAELRRLRKMNTEFEEQNAILQKHTESMNCAKEKLEQELAQEERQTLALQQQLQSVRQALTTSFASLPIPGTGETPTLSTLDFYMAKLHSAIESNPLQHEKLVVRIKEILSRIASEHL
- the GIPC3 gene encoding PDZ domain-containing protein GIPC3, producing the protein MRRAGRRSRQAQEDGPMENGAGQEPGVPEPPPAEGTPAPRPPRARPRLVFRTQLAHGSPTGRIEGFTNVKELYGKIAEVFSISPTEILFCTLNTHKVDMQKLLGGQIGLEDFIFAHVRGETKEVEVTKTEDALGLTITDNGAGYAFIKRIKEGSIINRIQTVCVGDSIEAINDHTIVGCRHYEVARMLRELPRAQPFTLRLVQPKKAFDMIGQRTRSSSKCPPEGRASSGKETLRLRAQGPATLQEEPSAVEEEAARRVDDLLESYMGIRDCELAATMVEMAKCSPTAAALACALDSVLGEFAFPQEFVAEVWAAVCSPRGGQE